In Methanofollis aquaemaris, the genomic window CCCGGTCGGCATGGGCACGACCGGCCACCTGGTCGGTGGCGCCCTCGCGGCTATTGTCCTCGGCTCGCCCTATGCGGCGGTTTTCGTCCTCACCCTCGTCCTCCTGGTCCAGGCCGTCGTCTTCGGCGACGGCGGGATCACCACGATGGGCGCGAACATCATTAACATGGGCGTCATCGGTGGGTTCGTCGGCTTCTACACCTACCAGGGCGTCCTCAAGGCCGCAAAGAACCCCTACCTCTCCGCAGCGATCGCTGCGTGGCTTGCCTGTCTCATCCCGGCCCTCGCGGCCTCGGTCGAGATGTTCATCGCCGGCACATTCCCGCTTGTCGAGGGCATGATCGCCATGGGCACTTACCATGCCGCCATCGGGGTCATCGAGGCAGTGATCACGGCCGGAGCCGTTTACCTCATCGCATCGGCGCGTCCTGAACTGATGGACACCTCTACGGGGGCGACGGCCTGATGGAGACCAATCAGTTCGTGGCGATCGGACTTGTCGTGGCCATCCTCATCGGGGTCACGGCCGTCTTCTTCGCTGCAGGCGACCCTGACGGCCTGGAGAGTACAGCCATCGTCGTACAGGGCGAGAAGGATCTCTTTGGCCCCACCCCTGAGGACGCCGACGCCGAAGCTGTCGGCCACGAGGGCGGTTTCGAGTACGAAGCCCCGATGCCAGACTACTCGATGGGAGAGGAAGGCGGAAAGATGGGTGAAGTGATCGCCGTCGTAGTCGGCATCATCCTCGCGCTCTTAATCGTCTTCGGTGTTGGCAAGGCGGTCACCGCCTCAAAACACTGAACATTTATCCTTTTTTGGAGAAACTCTGTACTGATGCATATCATCGAGACCCGGGATCTCACCTTTGCCTACCCGAACCGTCCCCCCGCCCTCGACGGTGTGAACTTCACCGCGGGCCGGAAAGAGAGAGTTGCGGTGATCGGGGCGAACGGTGCCGGGAAGAGCACACTTTTCAAACACCTGAACGGGATCCTGATGCCATCTTCGGGCGAGGTGCTCGTTCACGGAGAGGCCGTCACGAAACGAAACCTGCGCGAGGTGCGCAAGGCTGTCGGGCTTGTCTTCCAGAACCCCGACGACCAGGTCTTCTCACCGACCGTCGAACAGGACATCGCCTTCGGGCCGGCCAACCTCGGTCTTGATGAGGAGACGATCGCCCATCGGGTGGAGAGTGCCATCAAGCTCATGGCCCTCGAAGACCTGCGCGACCGTCCGCCCCACCACCTCTCAGGGGGGGAGAAGAAGAAGGTGGCCATCGCCGGGATCCTCGCGATGGAACCTCAGGTGCTCGTCCTTGACGAACCGACTGCCGGACTCGATCCGCAGGGCGTCACCGACCTGATCAGATTTGTGAACACCCTTCCCGAACAATTCGGGATGACGGTGATCTTCTCCACCCACCACCTCGACCTCGTCCCTGAACTTGCCGACTCGGTCTATGTGATGGACCACGGCAGGGTGGTGGACCATGGACCGGTGCCCGCGATCTTCTCGCAACCAGACCTGCTCGAACAGACCCACCTCGACGTTCCGGTCCTCCAGCGGTTGATGAGCGACCTGCGCGATGCCGGGGTGCCGATCGATGAGGGCTACACCTATGAGGAGATCAGGGAGGCCTTCAAAGGGGCATACCGGGGCCGGCCATGATCGAGAAACTCTTTGATATCGAGGAGGTAGCCCAGGGCACCAGCCCGGTCCACCGGTGCGACGCACGGGTGAAACTCATCATCAGTTTTGCCGTGATCATCGCCGCCGTGGGTCTGCCGTATACCACGGCGGCCTACCTCCCGTCCGCCCTCTTCCTGGGGTTCTTTACGATTCTCTGGGCATTCGCACGTCTTTCTCCAACAATATACCTTAAACGTCTCCTTCTTATCCTGCCCTTCGGGTTCTTCCTCATCTTCTTCCAGATCTTCTTCACCAACCCGCACTATGTCGAGTTCCATCCTCTCGTCACCCTGCCCCTGGGGATTCAGATCTATGCCGAGTCGGTGGAATTCGCATCCATCCTGGGGGTGAAGTTCCTGGCCTGCATCTCTTTCATCATCCTCCTCTCATCGACGACGACAATGCAGGGGATGCTCGAAGGAGCGGGAAGGCTCGGTCTCCCGGCCGAGTTCACCCTCATCATCGGAATGATGATTCGCTATCTCTTCCTCTTCGCCAGGATGTACCTCCAGATCGGCGCGGCCCTCCAGACCAGGTGCTTCAATGCCTTCGACCGTTCCCTCCCCTATCGCTACCGCATGAAGATGCTCGCCTACACCATCGGGACAGTCTTTCTCCGCTCTTTCGAGCAGGGGGAGCGGACCTATACAAGCATGCTCTGCCGGGGGTACGGACGGGACTCACACCTCTTCATCACAAAAAAGCCGCTCAAAATTGGTGAGTGGGCCTTCCTCGCTGCGAGTCTTGTCGTCGTCCCGGCCATCGCACTCCTTGGCTGGTTCCTCTGAGAGACAATTCTTTTTTTCAGGGCTCTGTTGAATCCGGCATGAGGCGGGAGCACGCCTCAAGCATACCATAAGCATATCCCAAAACTCCCTGAGGCTTGAACATCGCCTTGAACTGGAGTCTTTCCTTACAGATGTTCTGAACCCTATCCTCCATCGGGGGGCTGGCAGCCCCCCGGACCCCCGCTGATGAAGATTGACAGGGGATCGCATCCCGTCTTCACGATTATCACTTTGCCTTCCCGCCCCAATCTTCATCCCGAGGGTCCTGGGGCAGAGCCCCCGGTGCGGTAGTGTGGGAAGGCATGAATGCATGGTTGCGCAACGAAGAGGAGAGGATCCCCCCACCACATCCATTGCTCTCTTCTGGGAGGGGGAGGTCTGGAGAGTTTTGGGATGACCTCCATATGAAAATTGTTCTGAGCAGCGCTTCGGAGTGTGGGAGGATCCTTGATCCCTCTCAATCGTCGCACCCCGGCGAGGCGCGAAAAGGAAGGCGAACGATCAGAGAGACACGACATCATGGAGAGAGTTTCAAGAGAGCCAGGGGAACCATACCTTTTTTCTCGGACGGCGGTGATCCCCTTCTCATGGAAAGCAGATTCGGTAGGGGATTTGTGATCCCGATCGTCGCACTCAGCAAACATTTTGCCCTCAAACCCGAGCAGGCCTTCCTGGGGGCGGCCGACCATCTCACCGAACGGTCCTCCCCGACCAGTTCAGAGGCACCAGGGTCGAAGACCTCGTCACCCAGCTCCGCAAGCAGGTGATCTGGCACCAGCCAGGGACCGCGGACACCGATGATGCCGAGGCGGTGAGGAGAACACTGGACCGGTTGCTTGTCGAGATCGACCGTGTTCTGGGGGTCGAAGACCCGCAGATCGGGGTCTATGATTAACGAACAAGAGTACCTTAATGAGGATATACAACCTATATATGAGATTGTGAATCCACGATCTTTTGCTTCCTTTATTATATCGGAGGTCATCGATGAAAGAATCGTATGATGCCTCTCATATCACCGTACTGAAGGGGCTCGAGCCGGTGCGCGAGCGCCCCGCCATGTACATCGGGAGCACCGACACGAGGGGGTTGCACCACCTTGTCTACGAGGTGGCGGACAATGCCATCGACGAGGCGCTCGCCGGGTACTGTGACCATGTGAGGGTCGTCCTCGGCGTCGATGGTTCGTGTTCCGTCGTGGACAATGGCCGGGGTATCCCGGTCGACAGGATGGAAGGCGGTAAGAGTGCCCTTGAAGTGGTGCTCACCGTCCTCCACGCAGGCGGCAAGTTCGACAAGAGCACCTACCAGGTCTCTGGGGGTCTTCACGGTGTCGGTGTTTCGGTGGTCAATGCCCTCTCGACCAGGTTGACGGCAACCGTCTATCGAGACGGAAAGGTTCATCAGATGGAGTTTTCCCGGGGCATCGTGACCCGGCGCCTCACCAGACGGGAGGAGAGCCTCGATGAGTTGAAGACCAGGTATGTCCAGGTCTACGGCACAGAAGGCGAATGGGAAGAGATCGGGGACGACAGGGATCGCTTCCTGGATGAGTTCGGCGGCCGACTCACCGGGACGAAGATCAGTTTCCTGCCCGACCCGGCGATCTTCGAGACCGTCACCTTCGACTTCGAAGTCCTCGCCCACCGGATGCGCGAACTCGCCTTCCTCAACTCAGGGATCACCATCTCGATCCATGATGAAAGAACCGGCGAAGAAGAACGCCACTGCTATGAAGGCGGGATCAGCGAGTTCATCCGACACCTCACCGCAAGCACCGAGAAAGTCCATGAAGAAATCGTCGCCTTCGATCGGAAAGACGAAAAGAACAAACTCGAGGTGGAGGTCGCCCTCCAGTATACCGCCACCTACAAAGAGCAGATCTTCACCTTCGTCAACTCGGTGAACACCAGAGAAGGAGGCACGCACCTCGAGGGCTTCAGGAGCGCGATCACCCGCGCGATCAACACCTCGGCAAAGAAGAACAACCTCATCAAGAACGGCGGGTCGGTGCGGGGCGAGGATGTCAGGGAAGGGCTTTGTGCCGTCATCTCCCTCAAGATCGCAAACCCCCAGTTCGAGGGACAGACCAAGATGCGCCTCGGCAACTCCAACGTGCGGGGTATCGTCGACTCCCTCGCCTACGCCTCACTCACCGAATACTTCGAGGAGAACCCGAAGGTGCTCCAGGCGATCGTCAACAAGGTGCTCCTTGCCGCGCGGGCACGCGAGGCCGCCCAGAGCGCCCGCGAACTGGCACGGCGCAAGAGCACCCTGGAGAGCACCGGCCTCCCCGGCAAACTCGCCGACTGCTCGGAACGCGACCCCGCAAAGAGCGAGGTCTACATCGTGGAGGGCGACTCTGCAGGTGGCTCGGCCAAACAGGGACGTGACCGCCGGTTCCAGGCCATCCTCCCACTTCGGGGCAAGATCCTCAACGTCGAGAAGGCCTCCCCCCACAAGATCCTGAAGAACGCCGAGATCCAGGCACTCATCTCCGCGATCGGCACCGGCGTTGGGGAACACTTCGACGCCGACAGGGCACGCTACCATCATATCGTCCTGATGACCGATGCAGATGTGGACGGAGCGCACATCAGAACCCTGCTCCTCACCTTCTTCTTCAGGTACATGCCCGAACTGATCGAACGGGGCTACGTCTACATCGCTCAGCCGCCGCTGTTCAGGGTGAGCAAGGGCAAAAAAGAGCGCTACACCTACAGCGAGGAGGACATGAAAGAGACCCTCGCCGAGATGGGTGAGAAGGGCGTGAGCGTCCAGCGGTACAAGGGTCTTGGTGAGATGAACGCCAACCAGCTCTGGGAGACCACGATGGCCCCCGAGCACCGGGTGCTCAAGCAGGTGTTGATCGAGGATGCCAGTTATGCGAACGAGATCTTTGAGAGACTGATGGGCGACGACGTCGAGCCGCGGCGCGAATTTATCTGGAGACATGCACAGGAGGTAAAGAACCTTGACATCTGAGACGGCCGAGGGGCGGCGGGTGATCCCGGTCACCGTCGAGAACGAGATGAAGTCCTCGTACATCGACTACGCGATGAGCGTCATCATCGGCCGGGCCATACCTGACATCAGAGACGGCCTCAAGCCGGTCCACCGCCGCATCCTGTACGGGATGTGGGAGATGGGCAACACCCACGACAAACCCACCAAGAAGAGCGCGAGCATCGTCGGTCATGTGATGGGCAAGTACCACCCGCACGGCGACGCCGCGATCTATGACACCATGGTGAAGATGGCGCAGCCCTTCTCATATCGGTACATGCCGGTCGAGGGACAGGGCAACTTCGGGTCCATCGACGGCGACTCGGCTGCGGCGATGCGGTACACAGAGGCTCGGCTCACTCCTCTCGCCGAGGGGATGCTCGACGACATCGATAAGGAGACCGTGGACTTCACCCCCAACTTCGACGAGTCGACCAAAGAACCGACCGTCCTCCCAGGAAAGATGCCAAATCTCCTTCTCAACGGTTCATCGGGAATCGCCGTCGGGATGGCGACAAATATGCCGCCGCACAACCTCAGAGAGGTCTGCGACGCCCTCTATACCTATATTGACGACCCCGGCGTCACGGTCGATGAACTGATGCACAAGATCCCGGCCCCCGACTTCCCGGGCGGCGGGGTGATCATGGGCACGGCCGGGGTCCGGTCGGCCTATCTGACCGGACGGGGCAAGTGCGTCGTCAGGGGAGTCGCGGAGATCGAGGAAGAGGGGAAACATCCCAGGATCATCATCACCGAAATTCCCTTCCAGGTGAACAAGGCGAACCTCGTCGAGCAGATCGCAAACCTGGTCAAGGACAAGCGGATCGAGGGGATCACCGATATCCGCGACGAGTCCGACAAGGACGGGATCAGGGTCGTCATCGACCTCAGGCGCGACGCCATGCCCCAGGTGGTCCTGAACCAACTCTACAAGCACACACCCCTGGAGAGCACCTTCGGGATCAACAACCTGGCCATCGTCAATGGGCGGCCGATGGTGCTCGGTCTCCCGGCACTGCTCGGCCACTTCCTTGACCACCGCGTCGAAGTGGTCCGCCGGCGGACTGAGTTCGACCTGCGCAAGGCCCAGGAACGGGTTCATGTCCTCAACGGACTGGCCCTTGCCCTCCAGAGCATCGACGATGTGGTCGCGGCCATCAGGGCATCGAAGAGTGCCGAGGATGCCCGCGAGGCCCTGATCACCAGGTTCGGTCTCGACGAGATCCAGGCGAACGCCATCCTCCAGATGCAACTCCGCCGCCTCGCGGCCCTTGAGCAGCAGAAGGTGCTCGATGAGCGCGAGGCCCTCGGCAAGGAGATCAGACGGTTACAGGAGATCCTCTCCGACCGGACCCATATCCTTGAAGAGATCAAGAAAGAAGTTGCCGCGATCAGGGAAGAGTTCGGCGACGAGCGCCGGACGCAGATCTCGGTGGCCGAAGGCGAGATCTCCAAGGCCGATCTCATCGAGGACAAACCGGCCCTGGTCTCCCTCACCGCCACCAACTACATCAAACGTCTTCCGCTGGAGACGTATCGTCAGCAGCGCCGGGGCGGACGGGGTGTCATCGGGATGACCACCAAAGAAGACGACGTGGTCACCGATGTCTTCGTGGCCGCCACCCACGACTATCTCCTCTGCTTCACCAACCTGGGCCGGCTCTACTGGATGCGGGTCTGGGACATCCCTGAGGCGGTCCGCACCGGGAAAGGGAAGGCGATCGTCAACCTTCTCAACCTGAGCGGGGAGGAGCGGGTCACCACCATCATCCCGACGCGGGACTTTGAACCGGGGCGGTTCCTCTTCTTTGCAACAAAAGGAGGTATGGCCGTAAAGATCCCACTCGAAGAGTTCTCCAGACCACGGCCGAGTGGGATCCTCGCGATCAAACTGAAAGAGGGCGACGAACTGGTGGACGTGAAGATCACCGACGGGAAGCAGGATGTGTTCCTGACGACCCGGAAGGGTCAGAGTCTCAGGTTCAATGAGGACGAGATCAGATCCCTCCACCGCAACAGTCAGGGCGTAATCGGGATCAGACTGCGGCCAGAAGACTGTCTTGTCTCTCTTGCTCTGGTGGAGAAGGATTATCTTCTCACCGTCACCGGGAAAGGGGCCGGCAAACTGATCGTGTTCGATGAGTTCATGGGCCACCACCGCGGCACGATGGGTGCCAGAAATATCAGACCCATCTATGGAGACAAGGTCGTGGCAGCCAGGGCGGTCTCGGCAGATGACGAGATCATCCTGATGAGCACCTCGGGGATCGCGATGCGGACCAGGGTCTCCGAGATCTCGATCCAGAAACGGGACACCCGCGGGGTGCGGGTGATGAAGATGGGCGAGGGCGATCAGCTTGTCGGATTCGCCATCGTCCAGATCGAGGAAGAGAACTGAGAGGTCGATCTTCGGGAGCCAGGCCATACAGGGTCGGCTCCCTCCTTTTTTTTGTTGCTTATCGTCACCGGCGGAGGTTCGACCGGTCGAAGAGATGCGAAAACACTCCCCGGATACTCTGCTCTGCCATACTCCACCAATCCCCATCGCGGGGGATGGGGTGCAGTACAGATCCGTGAGTCTGTACACTGTACCGTCTCCCGTCTGGGGGAGACCCCCGACCTCTCCACACCACAAAGATAGACAGGGGACGGGAACACCCCCTGAACGATCACTCCACGCCGATCAGACAGGCCGCCCCACAGAAGAACAAGAAATTTCACCCTGATCTCTCTCGCCGGGGGAGATCCCCCGGACCCCCTCCGGCAGAGGTATGCTTTTCTATCAGGCGACCGATGCTCACACATGGTGCATCAGGAACGGATCACGGTGACCACCAGGGGCGAAGGCGACATCGTCGACCTCACTCCGGCGGTGCACCGATGTGTGGAGGCAAGCGGGACGGAGAGCGGGGTCTGCACCCTCTTTGTCGTCGGTTCGACGGCGGCGATCTCGACGATCGAGTACGAGGATGGGGTGCTCGACGACCTGAGGGGCGCCCTCGAGCGGGTCGCTCCTTCAGATATCATCTATGCTCACGACCAGCGGTGGGGCGACGGGAACGGACGATCACATGTGCGTGCCTCGTTCGTCGGTCCTTCGCTCACCCTGCCGGTGGAGAACGGGTCGCCGGTGCTCGGCACCTGGCAACAGGTCGTCCTCCTTGAACTTGATATCAGGCAGCGCCGTGAAAGAACGGTTGTCTGTACGGTGCTGCCTTAAAAAATGGATCTCAGATTAAGCACGGAAAAATATTTTCCGTGAAATCCTGTTCAGTCAAGCGGAACCGTTTCAAGCTGTGAGACCAGTTCCCAGATCCGGGTGCGGGCGTGAACCGGCATGTTCGGATCATTCGAAACCTCATCGATGGTCGAGATGGCCTCAGCCGCACGCAGACCAATGCTCTTTTGATCGTTCATGAGAAGAGACTTGGTTTCATCAGCAACCCTGCGGATGTTACGAGGGATAGTGTTGTCTTCAGAAATATGCTGAAGCATCTGAATACACACATTTATTGTTTCCTCTGGAGTGGCCATTGACAATCACCCTTTATTACTATATACCCCAGGTTCTTATATACATTGATTTATCAGACCACCGGTGGCAGAGATGACAGAGAGAAAACCAGAGGATATCATGGCGGAATACCTCCTGAAAGGAGGCAAAATGCTCGCTAAAGAGTGCAAGGCCTGCGGATCTCCGATGTTCGAGTACAAAGGCGAGACACTCTGCGTCGTCTGCGCAGAGAGGACGGTACGGCAGGAGCGCGAGCCGCCCGCACCGATGCCCGCCGCACCTGCCGCACCACCCGCCAGGGCAGGCACCGCCGAGGCCGGGATCGAAGCGGCGGTCACCGCCCTCTGCACGCGGGTCGAAGGAGAGAACGACGAGCGCCGGTGCCTCACCCTGATGCAGGCGGTGCTTGCCGGCGCTGAAGCCCTCAAGATCCTCCGTCACTCATAAGGCCGACTGGATACATCCCTGATCCCTTCGGCCCTCTTCTTCCCGATCCCTTTCACCTGGCTCAGGTCGTCGACCCCGGCGTCGATGACCGCCTGCACCGAACCGAAGTGTTCGAGGAGGGCGCGCGCGTGTTTCAGCCCGACCTCAGGGAAAGACGCGACCACATATTCCTGCTCTTCTTTTGCGGTCCGGTACGATTTTTTCGGCTGGACCGACCGTTCGGTCCGCTCGCTCCCCTCTCTTCTGGCGATGACAGCGAGCATCTCCGCAGTCTCGTCGGCGTCTCTGGTGAAGAGGACCGAGATGCCGAGGTCGATGGTGATCGCGGCGAGCGCCCCTCTGATGGCGTTGGGGTGGATGTCTCTTGCCGCATAGAGATCACCCTCCCCCTCGACGATCAGGACCGGGCGGGTGGCCGCCGATGCCAGGGCCCGCACCTGCCCCAGGAGGTCACGCTCGACAAGAGTGTCGGCAAAGTCCCGGACGGTCTTACGCTCCACCAGGACACGGTCGCCGACGGCATAGTCCCCGACCTCAAGGCGGGTGAGCGTCACCCGGAGCCCCAGGTCGGAGAGCACCTCGGCGACCCTCGACGAGGTCTCGCGGTCGTCGACGGTGATCGCCGGTCCCTCCTGTTCCGCAGCGGGGGCGGGGGCGGCGGCAAAGGCGCCGATGCTCGTCTGCCCGGCAACCGACAACCTGGGCGAGACCTGACCGCCGTTGTTCCCGAGTTTTTTGATCCCCTTGAGCATCTGGCGCTCGCGGTTGAGACTCACGTACTTGTAGACCTCGTCCGAGGTGCCCTTTGTGGTGAGCACGACAATCCGGCCCGCCTCATTCCGGCCGGTCCGTCCCTTTCTCTGGATGCTCCGGATCTCTGAAGGGACAGCCTCATAGAAGACGACCAGGTCGGTGGACGGGACGTCCAGGCCCTCCTCCCCGACCGAGGTGGCGACGATCGCCGGGAACTCGCCCTCCCGGAAACGTCTCAACACCTCGATCTGCTGCTTCTGGGTGAGCCCCTTCTCCGCGTCTCTGGTCGCCTGCCCGACAAAGCGCTCGGCATGGACCCCGGCCGCTTTCAGGGCCTCGACCAGATGGCCGACCGTGTCCCTGAAACTGGCAAAGATGATGGTCCGGCTTTCGGGATGCTCGCGCACCTCTTCGAGGACGAGATCGATGGTCAGCCCGACCTTGGGGTGGAGTTCGGTCTCCCACCCGGCGGCGCGAGCGCAGAGCCGCCGGAAGACCGGGTCTCCAGCAAGCCGCTTGCTCGCCTTCGTCCCCGAACCCGACCGCCCCTCGGAGAAGAGTTTCTCCAGGTAGGTCCGCAGGGCCGTACTCCCCTGCGACTCGGCGAGGGAGACGGCGTGTCTCACCTTCATGATCTCGGCGTACACCGAAGCCGCCATAAACCCCGCGGGGTCGTGCTGCGCGATCCTCGCCTGGACCTGGGCGTTGAGAGCATTGAGCGCCTTCATCGAGAGTTTCTCGCGTGCAGGCACCCTGAACCCCGCCTCCCCCAGGGCGTTGAGGCGCGAGTCCAGGAGACGGTTGAGGTCGCCGACGGCCTCCGCGAGTTCGTCGGGAAGGTCGACCGAGAGATAGTCCACGTCGCGCTCGTGGATGTACGGGCGGACATCGTCATCATGCTCGGTCCGCGCCTCCACCTGCACGACGCCGAGGTTTGCCATCACTTCCTCCACCTTCCCGTGGTCCCCGCCCGGCGAGGCGGTCATCGCAAGGAGAAGAGGTTTCCCGGCTGTCGTCAGGTACCGGCGCGTCAGAAAGACATACGCGTAGTTTCCGACCGCCCGGTGACACTCGTCCACCACCAGGAGGGTGACCTCCCCCAGGTCGTAGCGTCCGGCGATGAGATCGTTTTTCACCACCTGCGGGGTGGCAAAGACCGCCTGCGCACATTCCCAGATCGCCTTCCGTTCATCGGGTGCGGTATCCCCGGTAAAGAGAGCACAGGCTCCCTCAGGGAGGTTGAGCCGTTCGGAGAAGAAACGGAGGTGCTGCTCGACGAGCGGTTTGGTCGGGGCGAGCACCAGGAGCCTGCCCCCTTCCTGATACAGCCTGGAAGCCGCGGTGATCAGGGCGACGGCGGTCTTGCCAAGTCCCGTGGGCAGGACCACCATCGTGCTGGCGTCGAGGGCCTGGAGGGCGATGGCGAGTTGGTATCGCCGCTCTTCCAGACACTCGGGCCTGATGAGGGGGTGGCTGATGTACTTCATTCTTTCTTCAAGTCGGCGAAGATGGTGCGGCCCCTGATCAGAGAGAGCAGGGTTGGAACCAGATCCTCGGTCCTGACCCGCACCTGTTCCATGGAGTCGCGGTCACGGAGGGTGACCGTGCCCGCGTCCTTTGTCTCGGTATCGACGGTCACCGCAAAGGGCGTCCCGACCTCGTCCTGGCGGCGGTATCGGCGGCCGATCGCGCCGTTGTCGTCGTAGTCGGCGAGAACACCGGCGTCCTGGAGGTCGGCGGTGATCTCTCGTGCAATGACGTCGAGGCCGTCCTTGTTCACCAGCGGGAAGACCGCCACCTGGACCGGGGCGATGCAGGGGGCGAGGCGGAGCACCTTGCGCACCTCGCCGTCGATCTCTTCCTCGTCATAGGCATGTTCGAGGACCGAGTAGATCATCCGGTCAATCCCGTACGAGGGTTCGATGACATGGGGCATCACCTCGGCGCCCCGCACCTCGACCTCCTCCTCGCTGACCGTGTAGAGGTCGCCGGGCACAAAGATCGTCTCGCCGTCGACGACCACCTCGGCACCGTCAGGACCGGGCATCGCCTCGGCCAGGGCGGCGGCGATCTTCGCGGCCTTGCCGCGATACTTGGGGCCGAGCACACCCATGTTGGAGACGATCCGCTTTCTCGTCTCCCTGCGCGCCTCAGCGAAAGGCACAAAGACGGTCATGGAGTCACCGCTCTCGGCCGCATGGGCCCTGAGGTCGTAGTCGGTGCGGTCGGCGATCCCGACGATCTCGACCCAGCCGAAACGCCCGGAGTACACCTCGGCGTCCCAGCAGTCGATGGCATAATGCGCCCGCTCGTCAGGGAGGTGCTGCCTGAAGCGTGTCCGCTTCGGGTCGACCCCGATGGCGACCATGAGTTCGTGGGTGAGGGCGAGATAGTAGGCGATATACTCGTTGGCAATGATCCCCTCATCCACCGCCTGGCGCATCGTCTTTGTGATCGCCTCGGTATTGTTCTGCTGCTGCTCGATCCCCCAGAGGTCGACGGGGTAGTCGGCGTAGCGCGAGAAGGCCGGATGAGTCTTCTCCTGGGGGTTGACGAAGATCTCGGCCTCGGCCTGGGTGAACTCGCGCAGGCGAATCATACCCTGGCGCGGGGAGATCTCGTTCCGGTACGACTTGCCGATCTGGACGGCGCCGAAGGGGAGTTTCTGCCGGTAGAAGCGCGAGAGCCTGGAGAAGTCGGTGAAGATCCCCTGAGCGGTCTCAGGTCTGAGGTAGCCCTTCCGCTGCGAACCAGGGCCGATGGTTGTCTGGAACATCAGGTTGAAGTCGAAGACCTCGGTCTGTCCGAAGGTCTCGCCGCAGGAGGGACACGCGGCGTCGGTGATGGCGGCCGCCAGTTCTTCTCTTGAGAGGACCGCGCCGTTTTCGATCCCGCACGCCTCGGCAAGGTGGTCTGCCCTGAAATATTCGTTGCAGTGGGGGCACTGGCACATCTTGTCGGCAAATCCCTTCACATGTCCAGAGGCGAGATATATTGACTCGGTCCCGACGGTCGGGC contains:
- the cbiM gene encoding cobalt transporter CbiM, with translation MHIPDVFIPLWQSAIYWVIALVFIALALRWARNELDDEKVPLIAVLAAGIFAIQAFNLPVGMGTTGHLVGGALAAIVLGSPYAAVFVLTLVLLVQAVVFGDGGITTMGANIINMGVIGGFVGFYTYQGVLKAAKNPYLSAAIAAWLACLIPALAASVEMFIAGTFPLVEGMIAMGTYHAAIGVIEAVITAGAVYLIASARPELMDTSTGATA
- a CDS encoding PDGLE domain-containing protein → METNQFVAIGLVVAILIGVTAVFFAAGDPDGLESTAIVVQGEKDLFGPTPEDADAEAVGHEGGFEYEAPMPDYSMGEEGGKMGEVIAVVVGIILALLIVFGVGKAVTASKH
- a CDS encoding ATP-binding cassette domain-containing protein — its product is MHIIETRDLTFAYPNRPPALDGVNFTAGRKERVAVIGANGAGKSTLFKHLNGILMPSSGEVLVHGEAVTKRNLREVRKAVGLVFQNPDDQVFSPTVEQDIAFGPANLGLDEETIAHRVESAIKLMALEDLRDRPPHHLSGGEKKKVAIAGILAMEPQVLVLDEPTAGLDPQGVTDLIRFVNTLPEQFGMTVIFSTHHLDLVPELADSVYVMDHGRVVDHGPVPAIFSQPDLLEQTHLDVPVLQRLMSDLRDAGVPIDEGYTYEEIREAFKGAYRGRP
- the cbiQ gene encoding cobalt ECF transporter T component CbiQ; this translates as MIEKLFDIEEVAQGTSPVHRCDARVKLIISFAVIIAAVGLPYTTAAYLPSALFLGFFTILWAFARLSPTIYLKRLLLILPFGFFLIFFQIFFTNPHYVEFHPLVTLPLGIQIYAESVEFASILGVKFLACISFIILLSSTTTMQGMLEGAGRLGLPAEFTLIIGMMIRYLFLFARMYLQIGAALQTRCFNAFDRSLPYRYRMKMLAYTIGTVFLRSFEQGERTYTSMLCRGYGRDSHLFITKKPLKIGEWAFLAASLVVVPAIALLGWFL
- a CDS encoding DNA topoisomerase subunit B codes for the protein MKESYDASHITVLKGLEPVRERPAMYIGSTDTRGLHHLVYEVADNAIDEALAGYCDHVRVVLGVDGSCSVVDNGRGIPVDRMEGGKSALEVVLTVLHAGGKFDKSTYQVSGGLHGVGVSVVNALSTRLTATVYRDGKVHQMEFSRGIVTRRLTRREESLDELKTRYVQVYGTEGEWEEIGDDRDRFLDEFGGRLTGTKISFLPDPAIFETVTFDFEVLAHRMRELAFLNSGITISIHDERTGEEERHCYEGGISEFIRHLTASTEKVHEEIVAFDRKDEKNKLEVEVALQYTATYKEQIFTFVNSVNTREGGTHLEGFRSAITRAINTSAKKNNLIKNGGSVRGEDVREGLCAVISLKIANPQFEGQTKMRLGNSNVRGIVDSLAYASLTEYFEENPKVLQAIVNKVLLAARAREAAQSARELARRKSTLESTGLPGKLADCSERDPAKSEVYIVEGDSAGGSAKQGRDRRFQAILPLRGKILNVEKASPHKILKNAEIQALISAIGTGVGEHFDADRARYHHIVLMTDADVDGAHIRTLLLTFFFRYMPELIERGYVYIAQPPLFRVSKGKKERYTYSEEDMKETLAEMGEKGVSVQRYKGLGEMNANQLWETTMAPEHRVLKQVLIEDASYANEIFERLMGDDVEPRREFIWRHAQEVKNLDI
- the gyrA gene encoding DNA gyrase subunit A, which codes for MTSETAEGRRVIPVTVENEMKSSYIDYAMSVIIGRAIPDIRDGLKPVHRRILYGMWEMGNTHDKPTKKSASIVGHVMGKYHPHGDAAIYDTMVKMAQPFSYRYMPVEGQGNFGSIDGDSAAAMRYTEARLTPLAEGMLDDIDKETVDFTPNFDESTKEPTVLPGKMPNLLLNGSSGIAVGMATNMPPHNLREVCDALYTYIDDPGVTVDELMHKIPAPDFPGGGVIMGTAGVRSAYLTGRGKCVVRGVAEIEEEGKHPRIIITEIPFQVNKANLVEQIANLVKDKRIEGITDIRDESDKDGIRVVIDLRRDAMPQVVLNQLYKHTPLESTFGINNLAIVNGRPMVLGLPALLGHFLDHRVEVVRRRTEFDLRKAQERVHVLNGLALALQSIDDVVAAIRASKSAEDAREALITRFGLDEIQANAILQMQLRRLAALEQQKVLDEREALGKEIRRLQEILSDRTHILEEIKKEVAAIREEFGDERRTQISVAEGEISKADLIEDKPALVSLTATNYIKRLPLETYRQQRRGGRGVIGMTTKEDDVVTDVFVAATHDYLLCFTNLGRLYWMRVWDIPEAVRTGKGKAIVNLLNLSGEERVTTIIPTRDFEPGRFLFFATKGGMAVKIPLEEFSRPRPSGILAIKLKEGDELVDVKITDGKQDVFLTTRKGQSLRFNEDEIRSLHRNSQGVIGIRLRPEDCLVSLALVEKDYLLTVTGKGAGKLIVFDEFMGHHRGTMGARNIRPIYGDKVVAARAVSADDEIILMSTSGIAMRTRVSEISIQKRDTRGVRVMKMGEGDQLVGFAIVQIEEEN
- a CDS encoding secondary thiamine-phosphate synthase enzyme YjbQ, which encodes MVHQERITVTTRGEGDIVDLTPAVHRCVEASGTESGVCTLFVVGSTAAISTIEYEDGVLDDLRGALERVAPSDIIYAHDQRWGDGNGRSHVRASFVGPSLTLPVENGSPVLGTWQQVVLLELDIRQRRERTVVCTVLP